From Camelina sativa cultivar DH55 chromosome 7, Cs, whole genome shotgun sequence, one genomic window encodes:
- the LOC104700311 gene encoding probable glutathione peroxidase 2, translating into MADESPKSIYDFTVKDIGGNDVSLDQYKGKTLLIVNVASKCGLTDANYKELNVLYEKYKDQGLEILAFPCNQFLGQEPGNNEEIQQTVCTRFKAEFPIFDKVDVNGKNTAPLYKYLKAEKGGLLIDAIKWNFTKFLVSPDGKVSQRYSPRTSPLQFEKDIQTLLGQASS; encoded by the exons ATGGCTGATGAATCTCCAAAGTCCATCTACGACTTCACCGTCAAG GACATCGGAGGTAACGATGTGAGTTTGGACCAATACAAAGGCAAAACTCTTCTGATTGTAAATGTTGCTTCCAAATG TGGTCTGACGGATGCGAACTACAAGGAACTGAATGTTCTGTACGAGAAATACAAGGATCAAG ggTTGGAGATACTGGCATTCCCATGTAACCAGTTCTTAGGACAAGAACCAGGGAACAATGAAGAGATTCAACAAACTGTTTGCACTAGGTTCAAAGCTGAATTCCCCATCTTTGACAAG GTGGATGTGAACGGGAAGAACACGGCGCCGTTATACAAATACTTGAAAGCAGAGAAAGGTGGTTTGCTCATTGACGCCATCAAATGGAACTTCACCAAGTTTTTGGTTTCTCCTGACGGCAAGGTCTCACAGAGATATTCTCCCAGAACCTCTCCTCTTCAATTCGAG AAAGACATCCAAACTCTCTTGGGACAGGCTTCTTCTTGA
- the LOC104700310 gene encoding uncharacterized protein LOC104700310, producing the protein MACTHHFQSSDPWRTQHSLQGNNLNADHDVTSNTVLPEHHEEAWAAIGNSGGRGGGGGGYFSGESKKKLEKKKSQVLLEGYALDDQDDLTRAKSLTDDDLEELKGCLDLGFGFSYDEIPELCNTLPALELCYSMSQKFLDDKQNHHNSSEEEDSPPPPTTTTPIANWKISSPGDDPEDVKARLKYWAQTVACTVRLCS; encoded by the exons atgGCTTGTACTCATCACTTCCAATCATCAGATCCATGGAGGACGCAGCACTCTCTCCAAggaaacaacctaaatgctgaTCATGATGTTACATCGAACACAGTCTTACCAGAACACCACGAAGAAGCGTGGGCCGCAATTGGAAACTCTGGTGGcagaggaggaggtggaggaggctATTTCTCCGGCGAGAGTAAGAAAAAgcttgaaaagaagaagagccagGTGTTGCTTGAGGGATACGCCTTGGATGATCAAGATGATTTGACGAGAGCCAAGAGCTTGACGGATGATGATCTTGAGGAGCTTAAAGGTTGTTTAgatctagggtttggttttagCTACGATGAGATCCCTGAGCTTTGCAACACTTTGCCTGCGTTAGAGCTTTGTTACTCCATGAGCCAAAAGTTCTTAGATGATAAACAAAACCACCACAACTCTTCGGAAGAAGAGGATTCGCCGCCACCACCGACCACGACTACTCCAATTGCAAATTGGAAGATCTCTAGCCCTG GTGATGATCCAGAAGATGTAAAAGCTAGACTCAAATACTGGGCACAAACTGTAGCTTGCACCGTACGTTTGTGCAGCTGA
- the LOC104700312 gene encoding preprotein translocase subunit SCY2, chloroplastic-like, whose translation MNSSQACFFHVPLLRPFSLSHPPSYAFLPKRDPVLCYHQPFQSRKCLTMNLSSTRESQIMQMNRRHLLVKERKSFSVNYSDKLRNESTSSGTDALDVEIIPQDSQDSVSKTLEDNNRPKSFRNRFLDFVRISSVLNSAAERFFKSEIRRRLFVTALLLVLSRVGYFIPLPGFDRRLIPQDYLSFVSGSVEELGEFGAEIKLSLFQLGLSPQIIASIIMQVLCHILPSLVKLRKEGLDGHEKIKSYIWWLSFFFAIVEALVVAYTSLQYSVFAATSQVKHVMMTASLLVCGAMTMTWLCDTISESGFGHGSSLIICVGILTGYTETLHKMLNQISGSFSNWLPYLLGLLGIFTVVTMFAVVVTEGCRKIKLQYYGFKLASASREGSPITEVEPYIPFNINPAGMQPVLTTTYLLAFPSILASILGSPFLLNMKEILNPESNVGAPPWVYYSIYAFFVFLFNIFDIANLPKEIADYLNKMGARIPNIKPGKATIEYLTKIQASTRFWGGLLLSFLATASSVLDHYLRSINQGFSIGFTSVLIIVGSIIELRRSYHAYNVMPSLSKALKRYGV comes from the exons ATGAACTCGTCTCAAGCTTGCTTCTTCCATGTGCCTCTTCTTAGACCATTCTCGCTTTCTCATCCCCCCTCCTATGCTTTCCTCCCCAAAC GAGACCCAGTTCTGTGTTATCATCAACCTTTTCAATCAAGAAAATGTCTTACCATGAATTTGTCAAGCACGAGAGAGAGCCAAATTATGCAGATGAACAGAAGACATCTCCTTGTGAAAGAAAGGAAGAGTTTTTCTGTAAATTATTCAGATAAGCTTAGAAATGAATCCACTAGCAGCGGTACTGATGCTTTAGATGTGGAGATTATTCCTCAGGATTCACAGGACAGTGTCTCCAAAACACTAGAGGATAATAATAGGCCAAAGTCTTTTAGAAAtaggtttcttgattttgttcgCATTAGTTCAGTTCTCAATAGCGCAGCAGAAAGGTTCTTTAAGAGTGAGATAAGGAGGAGGTTGTTCGTAACAGCTCTATTGCTTGTTCTTAGCCGTGTTGGATATTTTATCCCTCTACCTGGATTCGACAGAAGGTTAATACCCCAAGATTACCTTAGCTTTGTTTCCGGTTCTGTTG AGGAACTGGGTGAATTTGGAGCAGAGATCAAGCTTTCACTCTTCCAGCTTGGGCTCAGTCCACAAATAATAGCATCCATAATTATGCAG GTGCTTTGTCACATTCTTCCATCCTTGGTGAAGCTGCGAAAGGAAGGCTTAGATGGTCACGAGAAGATCAAGAGTTATAT ATGGTggctttcctttttctttgctATAGTGGAAGCGTTAGTGGTGGCTTACACCTCTCTTcaatattcagtttttgcagCCACTTCCCA GGTCAAGCATGTAATGATGACAGCATCTCTGCTAGTCTGTGGTGCAATGACGATGACGTGGCTGTGTGATACAATATCAGAATCTGGATTTG GTCATGGGTCATCTCTTATTATTTGTGTGGGCATATTGACGGGCTACACAGAGACCTTACACAAGatgctcaatcaaatctcaG GAAGTTTCTCGAATTGGTTGCCTTACTTGTTAGGCTTGCTGGGCATTTTTACGGTAGTAACTATGTTCGCTGTTGTTGTTACTGAGGGCTGCAGGAAGATAAAACTACAATATTATGGTTTTAAACTTGCTTCTGCTTCGAG AGAAGGTTCTCCAATAACCGAGGTGGAGCCATACATACCTTTTAACATTAACCCAGCAGGGATGCAGCCTGTCCTCACAACCACATATCTCTTGGCATTCCCCAGCATTCTTGCAAG TATTCTAGGTTCACCGTTCTTGTTAAACATGAAGGAGATATTAAACCCTGAAAGCAATGTTGGAGCACCGCCTTGGGTCTATTACTCGATATATGCGTTTTTCGTCTTTCTCTTCAACATCTTTGACATT GCCAACTTGCCAAAGGAAATAGCCGATTATTTAAACAAAATGGGAGCGAGAATACCCAACATAAAGCCTGGGAAAGCCACAATTGAGTACCTAACGAAGATACAAGCATCAACTAGGTTTTGGG gTGGTCTCCTGTTGAGCTTTTTGGCAACAGCTTCTAGTGTACTTGACCACTATCTACGCAGCATCAATCAAGGCTTTTCTATCGGATTTACATCGGTTTTGATCATT GTTGGTTCCATTATTGAACTTAGAAGATCTTACCATGCCTACAATGTAATGCCGAGTTTAAGCAAAGCGTTGAAGAGATATGGAGTATAA
- the LOC104700313 gene encoding probable E3 ubiquitin-protein ligase ARI7 isoform X2: MDSEEDMLDAHDMESGEDDFYSGGTDDYNDSDDGEPDYGFVEEDADDSAMIASHRSQKNFCVLREEDIRRHQMDNIERVSVVLSITEVEASILLRHFHWSVGRVHDEWFADEERVRKTVGILESPVVLPTNDSELTCGICFDSHPPEKIASVSCGHPFCTTCWTGYISTTINDGPGCLMLRCPDPSCLAAVGHDMVDKLASEEDKEKYNRYFLRSYIEDNRKMKWCPAPGCDFAIDFAAGSGNYDVSCLCSFSFCWNCTEEAHRPVDCSTVSKWILKNSAESENMNWILANSKPCPRCKRPIEKNQGCMHMTCTPPCKYEFCWLCLGAWMDHGERTGGFYACNRYEVAKQEGQYDETERRREMAKNSLERYTHYYERWASNQTSRQKAMADLHQAQTQNLEKLSDRQCTPESQLKFILEAWLQIIECRRVLKWTYAYGYYLPDHEHAKRQFFEYLQGEAESGLERLHQCVEKDLGQFLNAEGPSKDFNDYRTKLAGLTSVTKNYFENLVKALENGLADVDSHAACSSKSTNSKSTGCSSKTRGKGKGSSRTGGSSRNPDDNL; this comes from the exons aTGGATTCTGAAGAAGATATGCTCGATGCCCACGATATGGAGTCTGGTGAGGATGATTTCTACAGCGGTGGAACTGATGATTATAACGATAGTGATGATGGTGAACCCGATTACGGGTTTGTTGAGGAAGACGCTGATGATTCTGCTATGATCGCCTCGCATCGCTCTCAG AAAAACTTTTGTGTTCTGAGGGAAGAAGATATTCGCAGGCACCAGATGGATAACATTGAACGAGTTTCCGTTGTCCTCTCGATAACTGAGGTCGAAGCGAGTATTCTACTTCGTCACTTTCATTG GAGTGTGGGTAGAGTTCATGATGAATGGTTTGCAGACGAAGAGAGAGTTCGGAAGACTGTTGGCATATTGGAGAGCCCTGTTGTTCTGCCAACTAATGACAGTGAA CTTACATGTGGAATCTGTTTCGATTCACACCCTCCTGAGAAAATCGCTTCAGTTTCTTGTGGCCATCCTTTCTGCACTACATGCTGGACAG GTTATATCAGTACAACGATTAATGATGGCCCAGGATGTTTGATGCTAAGATGTCCTGACCCATCTTGTCTTGCTGCTGTTGGTCATGATATGGTTGACAAATTAGCGtctgaagaagacaaggagaaGTACAATAGATATTTTCTTAGGTCTTATATTGAAGACAACAGAAAG ATGAAGTGGTGTCCTGCCCCGGGATGCGATTTTGCGATTGATTTTGCTGCAGGGTCTGGAAATTATGATGTTTCCTGCTTGTGCTCGTTTAGCTTTTGCTGGAAT TGCACTGAAGAGGCTCACCGACCTGTAGATTGTAGCACAGTCTCAAAATGGATATTAAAGAACAGCGCTGAATCTGAAAATATGAATTG GATACTTGCCAATTCAAAACCCTGTCCGAGATGTAAGCGGCCAATTGAAAAGAATCAGGGCTGTATGCACATGACATGTACACCGCCTTGTAAATATGAATTTTGTTG GCTTTGTCTTGGTGCATGGATGGATCATGGGGAAAGAACAGGTGGTTTTTATGCTTGTAACCGTTATGAGGTGGCCAAGCAAGAAGGACAG TATGATGAGACTGAAAGGAGGAGAGAGATGGCCAAAAATTCGCTAGAGAGATACACACATTATTATGAACGCTGGGCAAGCAATCAAACG TCGAGGCAAAAGGCTATGGCGGATCTGCATCAAGCGCAGACGCAGAAT CTTGAGAAGCTTAGTGATAGACAGTGCACACCAGAATCTCAGCTCAAATTCATTTTAGAAGCTTGGCTTCAG ATCATCGAATGTAGGCGAGTCTTGAAATGGACATATGCATATGGATACTACCTACCTGATCATGAACATGCCAAACGACAATTTTTCGAGTATTTGCAAG GGGAAGCTGAGTCAGGTTTGGAGCGGCTCCATCAATGTGTAGAGAAGGACTTGGGTCAGTTTCTCAATGCGGAAGGCCCATCAAAAGATTTCAATGATTACCGGACAAAACTAGCTGGATTGACCAG CGTGACGAAAAACTACTTTGAGAATTTGGTGAAAGCTCTGGAGAACGGTCTTGCTGATGTAGACTCACATGCGGCTTGCAGCAGCAAATCAACAAACTCTAAATCAACAGGTTGCAGTAGCAAAACAAGAGGTAAAGGCAAAGGAAGTTCCAGAACTGGTGGATCCAGTAGAAACCCAGATGACAACTTATAA
- the LOC104700313 gene encoding probable E3 ubiquitin-protein ligase ARI7 isoform X1 translates to MDSEEDMLDAHDMESGEDDFYSGGTDDYNDSDDGEPDYGFVEEDADDSAMIASHRSQKNFCVLREEDIRRHQMDNIERVSVVLSITEVEASILLRHFHWSVGRVHDEWFADEERVRKTVGILESPVVLPTNDSELTCGICFDSHPPEKIASVSCGHPFCTTCWTGYISTTINDGPGCLMLRCPDPSCLAAVGHDMVDKLASEEDKEKYNRYFLRSYIEDNRKMKWCPAPGCDFAIDFAAGSGNYDVSCLCSFSFCWNCTEEAHRPVDCSTVSKWILKNSAESENMNWILANSKPCPRCKRPIEKNQGCMHMTCTPPCKYEFCWLCLGAWMDHGERTGGFYACNRYEVAKQEGQVRARYDETERRREMAKNSLERYTHYYERWASNQTSRQKAMADLHQAQTQNLEKLSDRQCTPESQLKFILEAWLQIIECRRVLKWTYAYGYYLPDHEHAKRQFFEYLQGEAESGLERLHQCVEKDLGQFLNAEGPSKDFNDYRTKLAGLTSVTKNYFENLVKALENGLADVDSHAACSSKSTNSKSTGCSSKTRGKGKGSSRTGGSSRNPDDNL, encoded by the exons aTGGATTCTGAAGAAGATATGCTCGATGCCCACGATATGGAGTCTGGTGAGGATGATTTCTACAGCGGTGGAACTGATGATTATAACGATAGTGATGATGGTGAACCCGATTACGGGTTTGTTGAGGAAGACGCTGATGATTCTGCTATGATCGCCTCGCATCGCTCTCAG AAAAACTTTTGTGTTCTGAGGGAAGAAGATATTCGCAGGCACCAGATGGATAACATTGAACGAGTTTCCGTTGTCCTCTCGATAACTGAGGTCGAAGCGAGTATTCTACTTCGTCACTTTCATTG GAGTGTGGGTAGAGTTCATGATGAATGGTTTGCAGACGAAGAGAGAGTTCGGAAGACTGTTGGCATATTGGAGAGCCCTGTTGTTCTGCCAACTAATGACAGTGAA CTTACATGTGGAATCTGTTTCGATTCACACCCTCCTGAGAAAATCGCTTCAGTTTCTTGTGGCCATCCTTTCTGCACTACATGCTGGACAG GTTATATCAGTACAACGATTAATGATGGCCCAGGATGTTTGATGCTAAGATGTCCTGACCCATCTTGTCTTGCTGCTGTTGGTCATGATATGGTTGACAAATTAGCGtctgaagaagacaaggagaaGTACAATAGATATTTTCTTAGGTCTTATATTGAAGACAACAGAAAG ATGAAGTGGTGTCCTGCCCCGGGATGCGATTTTGCGATTGATTTTGCTGCAGGGTCTGGAAATTATGATGTTTCCTGCTTGTGCTCGTTTAGCTTTTGCTGGAAT TGCACTGAAGAGGCTCACCGACCTGTAGATTGTAGCACAGTCTCAAAATGGATATTAAAGAACAGCGCTGAATCTGAAAATATGAATTG GATACTTGCCAATTCAAAACCCTGTCCGAGATGTAAGCGGCCAATTGAAAAGAATCAGGGCTGTATGCACATGACATGTACACCGCCTTGTAAATATGAATTTTGTTG GCTTTGTCTTGGTGCATGGATGGATCATGGGGAAAGAACAGGTGGTTTTTATGCTTGTAACCGTTATGAGGTGGCCAAGCAAGAAGGACAGGTAAGAGCTCGG TATGATGAGACTGAAAGGAGGAGAGAGATGGCCAAAAATTCGCTAGAGAGATACACACATTATTATGAACGCTGGGCAAGCAATCAAACG TCGAGGCAAAAGGCTATGGCGGATCTGCATCAAGCGCAGACGCAGAAT CTTGAGAAGCTTAGTGATAGACAGTGCACACCAGAATCTCAGCTCAAATTCATTTTAGAAGCTTGGCTTCAG ATCATCGAATGTAGGCGAGTCTTGAAATGGACATATGCATATGGATACTACCTACCTGATCATGAACATGCCAAACGACAATTTTTCGAGTATTTGCAAG GGGAAGCTGAGTCAGGTTTGGAGCGGCTCCATCAATGTGTAGAGAAGGACTTGGGTCAGTTTCTCAATGCGGAAGGCCCATCAAAAGATTTCAATGATTACCGGACAAAACTAGCTGGATTGACCAG CGTGACGAAAAACTACTTTGAGAATTTGGTGAAAGCTCTGGAGAACGGTCTTGCTGATGTAGACTCACATGCGGCTTGCAGCAGCAAATCAACAAACTCTAAATCAACAGGTTGCAGTAGCAAAACAAGAGGTAAAGGCAAAGGAAGTTCCAGAACTGGTGGATCCAGTAGAAACCCAGATGACAACTTATAA
- the LOC104700314 gene encoding calcium-dependent protein kinase 24 isoform X2 has translation MGSCVSSPLKGSPFGKRPPPSRVLPEPIGDGIHLKYELGKELGRGEFGVTHECIEITTRERFACKRISKEKLRTEIDVEDVRREVEIMSCLPKHPNIVSFKEAFEDKDAVYLVMEICEGGELFDRIVSRGHYTERAAANVAKTILEVVKVCHEHGVIHRDLKPENFLFSNGTESAQLKAIDFGLSIFFKPAQPFNEIVGSPYYMAPEVLRRNYGPEVDVWSAGVILYILLCGVPPFWAETEEGIAHAIVRGNIDFERDPWPKVSHEAKELVKNMLDANPYSRLTVQEVLEHPWIRNAERAPNVNLGDNVRTKIQQFLLINRFKKKVLRIVADNLPNEEIAAIVQMFQAMDTDKNGHLTFEELKDGLKKIGQVVPDGDVKMLMDAADTDGNGMLSCEEFVTLSIHLKRMGCDEHLQQAFKYFDKNNNGSIELDELKETLYDDKLGNSSDQWIKDIFFDVDLNKDGRISFDEFKAMMKSGTDWKMASRQYSRALLNALSIKMFKQDFGDNGPKSHSMEFPIARKKAKLLDAPKNKSMELRISKTYKPSGLRN, from the exons ATGGGAAGCTGTGTTTCGTCGCCATTGAAAGGCTCTCCTTTTGGAAAGAGACCG CCACCAAGCCGCGTTCTTCCCGAGCCTATTGGAGATGGAATCCACCTCAAGTATGAATTGGGTAAAGAACTTGGCCGTGGTGAATTCGGTGTCACTCATGAATGTATCGAGATCACTACCCGAGAAAG GTTTGCGTGTAAGAGGATATCGAAGGAGAAGCTAAGGACGGAGATCGATGTGGAGGATGTGAGGAGAGAGGTTGAGATCATGAGTTGTTTACCTAAACATCCTAATATTGTTAGCTTTAAGGAAGCTTTTGAGGACAAAGACGCCGTTTACCTTGTCATGGAGATTTGTGAAGGAGGAGAACTTTTTGACCGCATTGTCTCTAGAGGGCATTACACCGAACGTGCCGCTGCAAATGTTGCTAAAACCATTCTTGAAGTTGTcaag GTGTGCCATGAACATGGAGTGATTCATCGAGATCTTAAACCCGAGAACTTCCTTTTTTCTAATGGAACTGAGTCTGCACAACTTAAAGCTATTGATTTTGGTCTCTCCATTTTCTTCAAGCCTG CCCAGCCGTTCAATGAGATTGTGGGAAGTCCTTACTACATGGCTCCAGAGGTTTTGAGACGAAACTACGGTCCTGAGGTCGATGTTTGGAGTGCCGGTGTTATACTCTATATCTTGCTTTGTGGTGTTCCTCCCTTTTGGGCAGAAACCGAGGAAGGTATCGCGCATGCTATTGTGAGAGGGAACATCGATTTCGAGAGAGACCCCTGGCCAAAAGTCTCACATGAGGCCAAGGAACTCGTTAAGAACATGCTTGATGCTAATCCTTACAGCCGACTCACAGTTCAAGAAGTACTTG AACATCCATGGATCCGGAACGCAGAGAGAGCACCAAATGTGAATCTTGGAGATAACGTGAGGACCAAGATTCAACAGTTCTTGTTGATTAATAGGTTCAAGAAGAAAGTCCTCAGG ATTGTAGCGGACAATCTACCAAACGAGGAGATAGCTGCGATAGTACAGATGTTTCAAGCAATGGACACTGATAAGAATGGTCACTTGACTTTTGAGGAGCTAAAAGATGGGCTGAAGAAGATTGGACAAGTTGTTCCCGATGGAGATGTGAAGATGCTAATGGATGCAGCGGACACAGATGGAAATGGGATGTTGAGCTGTGAGGAGTTTGTGACACTGTCAATACATTTGAAGAGAATGGGATGTGATGAGCATTTGCAGCAAGCATTCAAGTATTTTGACAAGAACAACAACGGATCTATCGAGCTAGATGAGCTCAAGGAAACTCTTTATGATGATAAGCTAGGCAACAGTAGCGACCAGTGGATCAAAGATATCTTCTTTGACGTCGACCTCAACAAGGATGGACGGATAAGCTTTGATGAGTTTAAGGCGATGATGAAATCAGGGACGGACTGGAAGATGGCGTCGAGGCAGTACTCGAGGGCGTTGTTGAATGCCCTTAGCATCAAAATGTTCAAACAAGATTTTGGGGACAATGGTCCTAAATCACATTCCATGGAGTTCCCTATAGCAAGGAAGAAGGCTAAGCTACTTGATGCTCCCAAGAACAAATCAATGGAGCTTCGGATCTCCAAAACCTATAAACCTTCAGGTCTAAGAAACTAG
- the LOC104700314 gene encoding calcium-dependent protein kinase 24 isoform X1, giving the protein MGSCVSSPLKGSPFGKRPVRRRQSSNSRTSSSSVPHFDCSTNLSRRLIFQPPSRVLPEPIGDGIHLKYELGKELGRGEFGVTHECIEITTRERFACKRISKEKLRTEIDVEDVRREVEIMSCLPKHPNIVSFKEAFEDKDAVYLVMEICEGGELFDRIVSRGHYTERAAANVAKTILEVVKVCHEHGVIHRDLKPENFLFSNGTESAQLKAIDFGLSIFFKPAQPFNEIVGSPYYMAPEVLRRNYGPEVDVWSAGVILYILLCGVPPFWAETEEGIAHAIVRGNIDFERDPWPKVSHEAKELVKNMLDANPYSRLTVQEVLEHPWIRNAERAPNVNLGDNVRTKIQQFLLINRFKKKVLRIVADNLPNEEIAAIVQMFQAMDTDKNGHLTFEELKDGLKKIGQVVPDGDVKMLMDAADTDGNGMLSCEEFVTLSIHLKRMGCDEHLQQAFKYFDKNNNGSIELDELKETLYDDKLGNSSDQWIKDIFFDVDLNKDGRISFDEFKAMMKSGTDWKMASRQYSRALLNALSIKMFKQDFGDNGPKSHSMEFPIARKKAKLLDAPKNKSMELRISKTYKPSGLRN; this is encoded by the exons ATGGGAAGCTGTGTTTCGTCGCCATTGAAAGGCTCTCCTTTTGGAAAGAGACCGGTAAGAAGGCGACAAAGTAGTAATAGCAGAACATCATCATCCTCTGTTCCTCATTTCGATTGCTCAACTAATCTTTCCCGGAGATTGATTTTCCAGCCACCAAGCCGCGTTCTTCCCGAGCCTATTGGAGATGGAATCCACCTCAAGTATGAATTGGGTAAAGAACTTGGCCGTGGTGAATTCGGTGTCACTCATGAATGTATCGAGATCACTACCCGAGAAAG GTTTGCGTGTAAGAGGATATCGAAGGAGAAGCTAAGGACGGAGATCGATGTGGAGGATGTGAGGAGAGAGGTTGAGATCATGAGTTGTTTACCTAAACATCCTAATATTGTTAGCTTTAAGGAAGCTTTTGAGGACAAAGACGCCGTTTACCTTGTCATGGAGATTTGTGAAGGAGGAGAACTTTTTGACCGCATTGTCTCTAGAGGGCATTACACCGAACGTGCCGCTGCAAATGTTGCTAAAACCATTCTTGAAGTTGTcaag GTGTGCCATGAACATGGAGTGATTCATCGAGATCTTAAACCCGAGAACTTCCTTTTTTCTAATGGAACTGAGTCTGCACAACTTAAAGCTATTGATTTTGGTCTCTCCATTTTCTTCAAGCCTG CCCAGCCGTTCAATGAGATTGTGGGAAGTCCTTACTACATGGCTCCAGAGGTTTTGAGACGAAACTACGGTCCTGAGGTCGATGTTTGGAGTGCCGGTGTTATACTCTATATCTTGCTTTGTGGTGTTCCTCCCTTTTGGGCAGAAACCGAGGAAGGTATCGCGCATGCTATTGTGAGAGGGAACATCGATTTCGAGAGAGACCCCTGGCCAAAAGTCTCACATGAGGCCAAGGAACTCGTTAAGAACATGCTTGATGCTAATCCTTACAGCCGACTCACAGTTCAAGAAGTACTTG AACATCCATGGATCCGGAACGCAGAGAGAGCACCAAATGTGAATCTTGGAGATAACGTGAGGACCAAGATTCAACAGTTCTTGTTGATTAATAGGTTCAAGAAGAAAGTCCTCAGG ATTGTAGCGGACAATCTACCAAACGAGGAGATAGCTGCGATAGTACAGATGTTTCAAGCAATGGACACTGATAAGAATGGTCACTTGACTTTTGAGGAGCTAAAAGATGGGCTGAAGAAGATTGGACAAGTTGTTCCCGATGGAGATGTGAAGATGCTAATGGATGCAGCGGACACAGATGGAAATGGGATGTTGAGCTGTGAGGAGTTTGTGACACTGTCAATACATTTGAAGAGAATGGGATGTGATGAGCATTTGCAGCAAGCATTCAAGTATTTTGACAAGAACAACAACGGATCTATCGAGCTAGATGAGCTCAAGGAAACTCTTTATGATGATAAGCTAGGCAACAGTAGCGACCAGTGGATCAAAGATATCTTCTTTGACGTCGACCTCAACAAGGATGGACGGATAAGCTTTGATGAGTTTAAGGCGATGATGAAATCAGGGACGGACTGGAAGATGGCGTCGAGGCAGTACTCGAGGGCGTTGTTGAATGCCCTTAGCATCAAAATGTTCAAACAAGATTTTGGGGACAATGGTCCTAAATCACATTCCATGGAGTTCCCTATAGCAAGGAAGAAGGCTAAGCTACTTGATGCTCCCAAGAACAAATCAATGGAGCTTCGGATCTCCAAAACCTATAAACCTTCAGGTCTAAGAAACTAG
- the LOC109125575 gene encoding uncharacterized protein LOC109125575: MGGGMETNKNKFIEDWGSARENLEHNFRWTRRNFALIGIFGIALPIIVYKGIVKDFHMQDEDAGRPHRKFL; the protein is encoded by the exons ATGGGAGGAGGTATGGAAACGAACAAGAACAAGTTCATCGAGGATTGGGGATCCGCTAGAGAGAACCTCGAGCACAATTTCCGTTGGACCCGTCGCAACTTCGCTCTCATCGGAATCTTCGGCATCGCTCTCCCTATCATTGTATACAAGGGGATCGTCAAAGACTTC CATATGCAAGATGAGGATGCAGGCAGACCCCACAGGAAGTTCCTCTGA